A section of the Deltaproteobacteria bacterium genome encodes:
- a CDS encoding 2-oxoacid:ferredoxin oxidoreductase subunit beta — protein sequence MEIGDYGEYETAWCPGCGNFPILDAVKSAMAGAGIAPHEVLFVSGIGQAAKAPHYLNVNFFNGLHGRAIPVATGAKLANPELKVIVESGDGCTYGEGGNHFLAALRRNLDLTLIVHDNQIYGLTKGQASPTSDEGFVTKAQPEGVCQEPFHPLATAVVLHGGFVARSFSGMPDHMTEMIRLGIAHKGFSLIDILQPCVSFNKVNTFGWYKKRCYELLEEYDPTDWESAMKTAMEWGEKIPVGVLYKNDRPDYAARLSVLQDGPLVGRKPDPGIVGQILSRYA from the coding sequence GTGGAAATCGGCGACTACGGTGAATATGAAACGGCCTGGTGCCCGGGGTGCGGCAACTTCCCGATCCTTGATGCAGTCAAATCCGCCATGGCCGGGGCGGGGATCGCTCCGCATGAAGTCCTCTTCGTTTCCGGGATCGGGCAGGCAGCCAAGGCGCCTCACTACCTCAATGTTAACTTCTTCAACGGCCTCCACGGCCGCGCGATTCCCGTTGCCACCGGAGCGAAGCTCGCCAATCCGGAGTTGAAGGTGATCGTCGAGAGCGGCGACGGTTGTACCTACGGTGAGGGGGGGAACCACTTTCTTGCCGCCCTCCGGCGGAACCTTGACCTCACCCTGATCGTCCATGACAACCAGATCTACGGCCTCACCAAGGGACAGGCAAGTCCCACATCCGACGAGGGCTTCGTCACCAAGGCCCAGCCCGAGGGGGTGTGCCAAGAGCCTTTCCACCCCTTGGCGACGGCGGTGGTTCTCCACGGCGGTTTTGTGGCCCGCAGTTTCTCCGGCATGCCCGATCACATGACGGAGATGATCCGCCTCGGGATCGCCCACAAGGGTTTTTCCCTCATCGACATCCTCCAGCCCTGTGTCTCCTTCAACAAGGTGAACACCTTCGGATGGTACAAGAAACGCTGTTACGAGCTACTGGAAGAGTACGATCCCACCGACTGGGAGTCCGCCATGAAGACCGCCATGGAATGGGGGGAGAAGATCCCCGTCGGTGTTCTCTACAAAAACGACCGTCCCGACTATGCCGCCCGGCTCTCCGTCCTTCAGGACGGCCCCCTCGTGGGCCGGAAGCCGGACCCCGGGATCGTGGGGCAAATCCTTTCCCGATACGCCTGA